In Dromaius novaehollandiae isolate bDroNov1 chromosome 2, bDroNov1.hap1, whole genome shotgun sequence, one DNA window encodes the following:
- the OTUD1 gene encoding OTU domain-containing protein 1: protein MQLYSSVITHYPAVGTAAAAATAAAPGPAGAAGVFKVSLSPGPASAEGGSAASAAGQSAAAESPAKDGLIPGGGSPGSAAAMPAFSSCLEVMPSGPAAGPGGRKAGAPQYSSCAQITVSRRRPLERVVPIRIVQRAEAAGELGPASPHGRAWLEGILESMRQAGADGEAAALPRAADEPSNRSLRLSEHCQALQAAAAAPGPLPGCRPAERSGAEGRPAAGPAPAEGEEAAAGPGAPRGPGGRPERSEKLALYLAEVEKQDRYLRQKGRFRFHIIPDGNCLYRAVCKAVYGDQRLHGELREQTVHYIADHLDHFSPIIEGDVGEFLIGAAQDGAWAGYPELLAMGQMLNVNIHLTTGGRPESPTVSTMVHYLGPEDPTRPSIWLSWLSNGHYDAVLDRVCPNPEYEAWCRQTQVQRRRDEELAKSMAVSLSKMYIEQNACS, encoded by the coding sequence ATGCAGCTCTACAGCTCCGTGATCACCCACTACCCGGCGGTGGGgacagcggccgccgccgccacagccgccgccccgggcccggcgggcgcggcAGGTGTCTTCAAGGTCTCGCTGTCGCCGGGACCCGCGTCCGCGGAGGGAGGGagcgccgccagcgccgcgggCCAGAGCGCGGCCGCCGAGAGCCCCGCCAAGGACGGCTTAATtcccggcggggggagccccggcagcgccgccgccatgcccgccttctcctcctgcctggAGGTGATGccgagcggccccgcggcgggccccggcggccgcaaAGCGGGCGCACCGCAGTACAGCTCCTGCGCGCAGATCACCGtcagccgccgccggccgctgGAGCGGGTCGTGCCCATCCGCATCGTGCAGCGCGCCGAGGCCGCCGGCGAGCTGGGGCCGGCCTCGCCGCACGGCCGCGCCTGGCTGGAGGGCATCCTGGAGAGCATGCGGCAGGCCGGCGCGGACGGCGAGGCTGCCGCGCTGCCGCGGGCCGCCGACGAGCCCAGCAACCGCAGCCTGCGCCTCAGCGAGCACTGCCAGGCGCTgcaggcggccgccgccgcgcccggcccgctgcccggctgccgccccgcggAGAGGAGCGGCGCCGAGGGgcggcccgccgccggccccgcgccggcggagggggaggaggcggcggcgggccccggggcgccccgggggccgggcgggcggccggagCGCAGCGAGAAGCTGGCGCTGTACCTGGCCGAGGTGGAgaagcaggacaggtacctgcgGCAGAAGGGCCGGTTCCGCTTCCACATCATCCCCGACGGGAACTGCCTCTACCGCGCCGTCTGCAAGGCGGTGTACGGGGACCAGCGGCTGCACGGCGAGCTCCGCGAGCAGACGGTGCACTACATCGCCGACCACCTGGACCACTTCAGCCCCATCATCGAGGGCGACGTGGGGGAGTTCCTCATCGGCGCCGCCCAGGACGGGGCCTGGGCCGGCTACCCGGAGCTGCTGGCCATGGGGCAGATGCTGAACGTGAACATCCACCTCACCACGGGCGGCAGGCCGGAGAGCCCCACCGTTTCCACCATGGTGCACTACCTGGGGCCCGAGGACCCGACGCGGCCCAGCATCTGGCTGAGCTGGCTTAGCAACGGGCACTACGATGCCGTGCTGGACCGCGTGTGCCCCAACCCGGAGTACGAGGCGTGGTGCAGACAGACTCAGGTACAGCGCAGGCGGGATGAGGAGCTGGCCAAGTCCATGGCCGTGTCCCTGTCCAAGATGTACATTGAGCAGAACGCTTGCTCTTGA